In Populus nigra chromosome 1, ddPopNigr1.1, whole genome shotgun sequence, one genomic interval encodes:
- the LOC133680835 gene encoding small ribosomal subunit protein eS8-like: protein MGISRDSMHKRRATGGKKKAWRKKRKYELGRQPASTKLSSNKTVRRIRVRGGNVKWRALRLDTGNYSWGSEAVTRKTRILDVVYNASNNELVRTQTLVKSAIVQVDAAPFKQWYLQHYGVDIGRKKKTAPAAKKEGEDGEAAVEEEKKSKHVQRKLEKRQQTRKLDPHIEEQFGGGRLLASISSRPGQCGRADGYILEGKELEFYMKKIQRKKGKGAGAA, encoded by the exons ATGG GGATTTCTCGTGATTCTATGCACAAGAGGAGGGCGACTGGAGGAAAGAAGAAAGCctggagaaagaagagaaa GTATGAGCTCGGAAGGCAACCTGCAAGCACTAAGCTCTCTAGCAACAAGACAGTGAGGAGGATTCGGGTTCGAGGAGGAAATGTGAAGTGGCGTGCTCTGAGACTTGATACTGGAAACTACTCATGGGGGAGTGAGGCTGTGACCAGAAAGACCAGGATTCTTGATGTGGTGTACAATGCATCTAACAATGAGTTGGTCCGTACTCAGACTTTGGTGAAGAGTGCCATTGTTCAGGTTGATGCTGCACCTTTCAAGCAGTGGTATCTCCAGCACTATGGTGTGGACATTGGTCGCAAGAAGAAAACCGCACCAGCTGCCAAGAAGGAAGGAGAG GATGGTGAGGCTGCTGttgaggaggagaagaagagcAAGCATGTCCAGAGAAAGCTGGAGAAGAGACAACAGACTCGCAAGCTTGACCCACATATCGAAGAACAATTTGGTGGTGGTCGTTTGCTAGCTTCTATTTCATCACGACCTGGCCAGTGTGGGCGTGCTGATGG ATACATCTTGGAGGGCAAAGAATTGGAGTTTTACATGAAGAAGATACAAAGGAAAAAGGGCAAGGGAGCTGGGGCTGCCTAG
- the LOC133700402 gene encoding uncharacterized protein LOC133700402, translating into MTQKNSLFKGQQKRKTVPSNRHGKTPHIRKGKRFVKPSKVTEEMDADRELSKFINNCNEIKAATAANKEGGQLSIVKPPTETASAAKK; encoded by the exons ATGACACAGAAGAACAGTCTGTTCAAAGGCCAACAGAAGAGGAAAACAGTCCCTTCTAATCGACATGGCAAAACTCCTCACATCCGCAAAG GGAAGAGATTTGTAAAGCCATCAAAAGTCACAGAGGAGATGGATGCTGATAGG GAGCTAAGCAAGTTCATCAACAACTGCAATGAGATCAAAGCAGCTACTGCTGCCAACAAGGAAGGCGGCCAGCTGAGTATTGTCAAGCCACCCACAGAAACTGCAAGTGCTGCAAAGAAGTAA
- the LOC133694764 gene encoding protein PNS1-like, with translation MGASEPVVEREGERREEEEEEDKGEEEGNERKEEEKDVEKGQVLGVKEKVIDNSNIGVNNDLPNRLGDSHVAMMQRLNPTNPLRIVINGSSRMPTPSPSQTSLPRSTPTPQPSLTTLNSRRYTNRISLFLFVLHMVVAVGLVSFLIFKGIQGLTEASDGVKRKERRILKFYLPQVETASLLSITLAFVWQKAVRQWPKFMVQFILWSSFFLSLSAGILLICFQRATTDGVGVCLIAFSIGNGLYACWVTQRIGFCSKILIKSLEPVPKFRDLNQPTYCMLGVGFLWMSLWILAVVGAMNFYFTPLIIIALVLSLAWTAEVMRNIVNLTVSRVIALYYLRGMQSSSQFCFQRALTRNLGSACLGSLFVPAIEALRIVARGLNLLEGEDEFMFSCAHCCLGIMQSIFRYGNGWAFVQIAAYGKGFVQASQDTWQLFERRGMESIVDLDITSSICFLTGVCSGSICVIVVAAWTAKVHQTFTATLSLLSFFIGYLMTRIAMALPHACVSCYYVCYAENPDTRLFDRTIKDQQDMMNSDREVVLPIPRRFSTNS, from the exons ATGGGGGCTTCAGAACCT gtggtAGAGAGAGAGGGTGAAAGgagagaggaggaagaagaagaagataagggGGAGGAGGAAGGAAATGAGAGGAAAGAAGAGGAGAAAGATGTGGAGAAAGGACAAGTGTTGGGTGTTAAAGAAAAGGTGATAGACAACAGTAACATTGGTGTCAATAATGATCTACCTAACCGGCTGGGAGATTCTCATGTGGCAATGATGCAGAGGTTGAACCCAACAAATCCTTTGAGGATTGTCATCAATGGTTCTTCCAGAATGCCTactccttctccttctcagaCTTCTCTGCCTCGGTCTACACCAACCCCACAA CCATCACTAACAACATTGAATTCAAGAAGATACACAAACAGAATATCTCTGTTTCTGTTTGTCCTGCACATGGTTGTCGCTGTTGGACTGGTATCGTTTCTTATATTCAAGGGAATTCAAGGATTGACAGAAGCTTCGGATGgtgtgaaaagaaaagagaggaggaTATTGAAGTTCTACCTCCCACAAGTTGAAACCGCATCTCTATTAAGCATTACCCTTGCGTTTGTTTGGCAAAAGGCAGTTAGACAATGGCCTAAATTCATGGTTCAGTTCATATTATGGAGCTCTTTTTTTCTGTCGTTATCAGCtggaattcttttaatttgcttCCAAAGGGCTACTACTGATGGTGTTGGAGTTTGTCTTATTGCTTTTTCAATTGGCAATGGCTTGTATGCCTGTTGGGTTACTCAAAGAATTGGGTTTTGCAGCAAGATTCTGATCAAATCACTGGAACCGGTTCCGAAATTCCGTGATTTGAACCAACCCACTTATTGTATGCTTGGAGTTGGATTCTTGTGGATGTCCCTTTGGATTTTAGCCGTGGTTGGAGCCATGAATTTCTACTTTACGCCTTTGATCATTATTGCACTGGTGTTGAGCTTGGCTTGGACTGCAGAAGTTATGAGGAATATAGTTAATTTGACAGTTAGTAGGGTAATTGCTCTGTATTATCTTCGAGGAATGCAATCCAGCAGTCAATTTTGTTTCCAAAGAGCTTTAACTCGGAACCTTGGAAGTGCTTGTCTGGGGTCTCTATTTGTGCCTGCTATTGAAGCACTGAGAATTGTTGCTCGGGGTTTGAATTTGCTAGAGGGGGAGGATGAGTTCATGTTTTCTTGTGCTCATTGCTGTCTTGGAATTATGCAGTCTATCTTCAGATATGGAAATGGCTGGGCCTTTGTACAG ATAGCTGCATATGGAAAAGGGTTTGTGCAGGCATCACAAGACACCTGGCAACTCTTCGAAAGACGCGGAATGGAATCCATTGTTGACTTGGACATAACCAGCTCGATTTGCTTCCTCACAGGTGTTTGCAGTGGATCTATTTGTGTAATTGTTGTGGCTGCCTGGACTGCCAAAGTGCACCAAACCTTCACTGCCACTCTCTCGCTCCTGTCCTTTTTCATTGGATACCTCATG ACCAGGATTGCCATGGCATTGCCGCATGCCTGTGTGAGCTGTTACTATGTTTGCTACGCAGAAAATCCTGATACCAGGTTGTTTGATCGAACCATCAAAGATCAACAGGACATGATGAACTCGGATCGAGAAGTGGTCTTGCCCATACCCCGCAGATTTTCAACTAACTCATGA
- the LOC133685165 gene encoding N-terminal acetyltransferase A complex catalytic subunit NAA10-like: MVCVRKATMDDLLAMQACNLLCLPENYQMKYYFYHILSWPHLLYVAEDYNGRIVGYVLAKMEEESTECHGHITSLAVLRTHRKLGLATKLMKAAQTAMEQVFGAEYVSLHVRKSNRAAFNLYTETLGYKIHDVEAKYYADGEDAYDMRKQFKVKQSHHHHHHHHHGGGCCSADARLVEAQPESKSEAKASTKVE; encoded by the exons ATGGTTTGCGTAAGGAAGGCGACGATGGACGACTTGTTGGCGATGCAAGCATGCAACTTGCTATGCTTGCCCGAAAACTACCAGATGAAATATTACTTCTACCACATCCTCTCTTGGCCGCATCTCCTTTATGTCGCCGAAGATTACAACGGCCGAATTGTTGGCTACGTGTTGGCTAAGATGGAAGAAGAATCTACCGAATGTCACGGTCATATCACTTCTCTCGCTGTCCTCCGTACTCATCGTAAGCTTGGCCTCGCTACCAAGCTCATGAAGGCCGCCCAAACCGCCATGGAACAG GTGTTTGGAGCAGAGTATGTGTCGTTGCATGTGAGGAAGAGTAATCGGGCAGCATTCAATCTTTATACTGAAACATTGGGCTATAAGATTCATGATGTGGAGGCTAAGTATTATGCAGATGGGGAGGATGCATATGATATGAGGAAGCAGTTCAAGGTAAAGCAgagtcaccaccaccaccaccaccaccaccatggTGGTGGGTGTTGTTCTGCTGATGCCAGGCTCGTGGAAGCTCAACCAGAATCAAAATCAGAGGCAAAAGCCAGCACCAAGGTGGAATAA